In Daucus carota subsp. sativus chromosome 4, DH1 v3.0, whole genome shotgun sequence, one DNA window encodes the following:
- the LOC108215879 gene encoding xylulose 5-phosphate/phosphate translocator, chloroplastic — protein sequence MLSMNLLPPSPVTFLKKKPLQASLLDSNFGSRTHFLRVQDNPFGSLAKPISQISKSSSKFGLISENPFGFSCKSEPRVLKAASDVPSESSPDGEVIQVPKPNQKLKLALVFGFWYFQNIVFNIYNKKVLNVFPFPWLLASFQLFCGSIFMMILWGTKIQSCPKISKSFIVALLGPALFHTIGHISACVSFSKVAVSFTHVIKSAEPVFTVVFSSILGDTYPLPVWLSILPIVFGCSLAAVTEVSFNLGGLWGAMISNVGFVLRNIYSKRSLQDFKEVDGLNLYGWITIISMCYLFPVAIFVEGSQWIGGYHKAIEAVGKPSTLYLWVMVSGLFYHLYNQSSYQALDDISPLTFSVGNTMKRVVVIIATVLVFRNPVRPLNALGSAIAIFGTFLYSQATSKKKTPKVEEKSE from the coding sequence ATGCTTTCCATGAATCTTCTTCCTCCCTCACCTGTCacttttttgaagaaaaaaccACTTCAAGCTTCACTCTTGGACTCGAATTTTGGGTCAAGAACTCATTTTTTGAGGGTCCAAGATAACCCTTTTGGATCTTTAGCAAAACCCATTTCTCAGATCTCCAAATCAAGCTCGAAGTTTGGGTTGATCAGTGAAAACCCATTTGGGTTTTCTTGCAAATCGGAGCCCCGAGTCCTGAAAGCTGCTTCAGATGTTCCATCGGAGTCAAGCCCAGATGGGGAGGTGATTCAAGTTCCAAAACCAAATCAAAAACTCAAGCTTGCCCTTGTTTTTGGATTTTGGTATTTTCAGAacattgtttttaatatttataataagaagGTGTTGAATGTTTTTCCATTTCCTTGGCTCCTTGCTTCATTTCAGCTGTTTTGTGGGTCTATTTTTATGATGATTTTATGGGGTACTAAGATTCAGTCTTGCccgaaaatatcaaaatctttTATTGTTGCTCTTCTTGGACCGGCACTGTTTCATACCATTGGTCACATTTCTGCTTGtgtttcattctctaaagtggCTGTTTCTTTTACTCATGTTATAAAATCTGCCGAGCCTGTTTTCACTGTTGTGTTTTCGTCTATTCTTGGCGATACCTATCCTTTACCAGTTTGGCTTTCGATTCTCCCTATTGTGTTTGGTTGTTCATTAGCTGCAGTAACAGAGGTGTCATTTAATTTAGGAGGTTTATGGGGTGCTATGATTAGTAATGTTGGATTTGTTCTTCGAAACATTTATTCAAAGAGGAGTTTGCAGGACTTTAAGGAAGTCGATGGGTTGAATCTGTATGGATGGATCACTATAATCTCTATGTGTTATCTATTTCCGGTTGCAATTTTTGTTGAAGGTTCTCAATGGATTGGTGGGTATCACAAGGCCATTGAAGCTGTGGGAAAACCATCCACGTTATATTTATGGGTAATGGTGTCTGGGTTGTTTTATCATTTGTACAACCAGTCGTCTTATCAAGCACTGGATGACATTAGTCCGCTGACATTCTCGGTTGGGAACACAATGAAGAGAGTGGTGGTTATTATAGCCACTGTTTTGGTTTTCAGGAATCCAGTTAGGCCTTTGAACGCTCTTGGATCTGCTATTGCTATATTTGGGACTTTCTTGTATTCGCAGGCAACATCAAAGAAGAAGACGCctaaagttgaagaaaagagtGAATAG
- the LOC108219136 gene encoding uncharacterized protein LOC108219136, translated as MDPQAFIRLSIGSLGLRFPAATVNNRKSGLPYSCEIRLRGFPVQTVPIPFVSSPEAAPDSPSIASSFYLEKADLKALLTPGCFYAPHACLEIVVFTVQKGSNCGVGSKKQIGTFKLEVTPEWGEGKPAILFSGWTRIGKSKQDSRKPGAELHLRVKLDPDPRYVFQFEEETKLSPQIVQLQGNIRQPIFSCKFTRDRQSQVDPLSAYGSSSLDGSNQEADKRERKGWKVKIHDLSGSAVAAAFITTPFVPSTGCDWVARSNPGAWLIVRPDACRPDSWLPWGKLEAWRERGIRDTICCRFHLLSEGQEGGELLMSEILINAEKGGEFYIDTDRQVRAAATPLPSPQSSGDFAALSPAIGGFVMSCRVQGEGKSSKPLVQLAMRHVTCVEDAAIFMALAAAVDLSIEACRPFRRRIRRINRNSW; from the exons ATGGATCCTCAGGCATTTATAAGGTTGTCAATTGGTTCACTGGGGTTAAGATTTCCCGCGGCAACTGTAAATAATAGAAAATCAGGATTGCCGTATTCGTGTGAGATCCGGCTGAGAGGTTTCCCTGTGCAAACAGTACCAATCCCCTTTGTATCTTCTCCTGAAGCTGCACCAGATTCTCCTAGCATTGCCTCTAGCTTTTATCTAGAGAAAGCTGATTTGAAAGCCTTGCTGACACCTGGATGCTTCTATGCTCCTCATGCATGTTTGGAAATAGTCGTTTTTACTGTGCAGAAGGGGTCCAATTGTGGTGTAGGCTCCAAAAAGCAGATAGGAACCTTTAAGCTAGAGGTTACTCCTGAATGGGGAGAAGGAAAGCCTGCAATTCTTTTCAGTGGTTGGACAAGAATTGGCAAAAGTAAGCAGGACAGCAGAAAACCTGGAGCAGAGCTTCATTTGAGAGTTAAATTGGATCCAGATCCGAGATACGTCTTCCAATTTGAGGAAGAGACGAAACTGAGCCCCCAAATAGTTCAGCTTCAAGGCAATATCAGACAGCCAATTTTCAGTTGCAAGTTTACTCGAGACAG GCAATCTCAGGTAGATCCATTAAGTGCCTATGGGTCAAGTTCTCTCGATGGTTCCAACCAAGAAGCTgataaaagagaaagaaagggATGGAAGGTGAAGATACATGATCTCTCTGGATCTGCTGTTGCAGCAGCCTTTATAACAACTCCCTTTGTGCCCTCAACAGGTTGTGATTGGGTTGCCAGATCCAACCCAGGAGCTTGGTTGATTGTTCGACCTGATGCTTGCAGACCTGACAGTTGGCTCCCATGGGGTAAGCTTGAAGCATGGCGTGAACGTGGTATCCGAGACACCATTTGCTGCCGTTTTCACCTGCTCTCCGAAGGCCAAGAAGGGGGAGAACTTCTTATGTCTGAAATCCTCATCAATGCTGAAAAGGGTGGGGAATTTTACATCGACACAGACAGACAGGTTCGTGCTGCAGCTACTCCCTTACCAAGCCCGCAAAGCAGTGGTGACTTTGCAGCACTAAGTCCTGCCATAGGAGGCTTTGTCATGAGCTGCAGAGTACAGGGGGAAGGCAAGAGCAGCAAGCCATTAGTGCAGTTAGCCATGCGACATGTTACATGCGTCGAGGATGCTGCCATTTTCATGGCTCTCGCTGCTGCTGTTGACCTCAGCATTGAGGCATGTCGACCGTTTCGCAGGAGAATACGGAGAATTAACCGCAACTCCTGGTAA